From a region of the Eulemur rufifrons isolate Redbay chromosome 7, OSU_ERuf_1, whole genome shotgun sequence genome:
- the PAQR9 gene encoding membrane progestin receptor epsilon isoform X1, producing the protein MERLLGGAGLLLNLQRRPWLGHKGSDGGRGGLHSAREQAPEVACAHPSRAPGTMPRRLQPRGSGTKGPPATAPAASVAARHSHPATSGEPPASAKPLLRWDEVPDDFVECFILSGYRRLPCTAQECLASVLKPTNETLNFWTHFIPLLLFLSKFCRLFFLSGCDVPFHHPWLLPLWCYASGVLLTFAMSCTAHVFSCLSLRLRAVFFYLDYASISYYGFGSTVAYYYYLLPGLSLLDARVMTPYVQQRLGWHVDCTHLIAAYRALVLPVAFVLAVACTVACCKSRTDWCTYPFALRTFVFVMPLSMACPIMLESWLFDLRGENPTLFVHFYRRYFWLVVAAFFNVSKIPERIQPGLFDIIGHSHQLFHIFTFLSIYDQVYYVEEGLRQFLQAPPAAPTFSGTVGYMLLLVVCLGLVIRKFLNSAEICSKK; encoded by the exons ATG gagcGGCTGCTCGGAGGCGCAGGTCTTCTCCTGAACCTGCAAAGACGCCCCTGGCTCGGGCACAAAGGCTCCGACGGCGGCCGGGGGGGTCTGCATAGCGCCCGGGAGCAGGCGCCAGAGGTCGCTTGCGCGCACCCCAGCCGAGCCCCGGGCACCATGCCGCGGCGCCTGCAGCCTCGGGGCTCGGGCACAAAGGGCCCTCCCGCCACGGCTCCGGCAGCTTCGGTGGCTGCCCGGCACTCCCACCCTGCCACCTCTGGGGAACCCCCAGCGTCGGCCAAGCCGCTGCTGCGCTGGGACGAGGTGCCTGACGACTTCGTGGAGTGCTTCATTCTGTCGGGCTACCGGCGTCTGCCGTGCACGGCCCAGGAGTGCCTAGCCTCGGTGCTGAAGCCTACCAATGAGACGCTCAACTTCTGGACGCACTTCATCCCGCTGCTGCTGTTCCTGAGCAAGTTCTGCCGTCTGTTTTTCCTGAGCGGCTGCGACGTGCCCTTCCACCACCCGTGGCTGCTGCCGCTGTGGTGCTATGCGTCGGGAGTGCTGCTGACCTTCGCCATGAGCTGCACGGCGCACGTGTTCAGCTGCCTGTCGCTGCGCCTGCGTGCCGTCTTCTTCTACCTGGACTACGCGTCCATCAGCTACTATGGCTTTGGCAGCACCGTGGCCTACTACTACTACCTGCTGCCTGGCCTGAGCTTACTGGATGCCAGGGTCATGACCCCATACGTGCAGCAGCGCCTGGGCTGGCACGTGGACTGCACGCACCTCATCGCTGCCTACCGCGCTCTCGTGCTTCCCGTCGCCTTCGTGCTGGCGGTGGCCTGCACCGTGGCCTGCTGCAAGAGCCGCACCGACTGGTGCACCTACCCGTTCGCGCTGCGCACCTTTGTCTTTGTCATGCCGCTCAGCATGGCCTGCCCCATTATGCTCGAGAGCTGGCTCTTCGACTTGCGTGGTGAGAACCCCACGCTCTTCGTGCACTTCTACCGCCGCTACTTCTGGCTGGTGGTGGCCGCCTTCTTCAACGTGAGCAAGATTCCTGAGCGCATCCAGCCAGGCCTCTTTGATATCATCGGCCACAGCCATCAGCTCTTCCACATCTTCACCTTCCTCAGCATCTACGACCAGGTGTACTACGTGGAGGAGGGCCTGCGCCAGTTCCTCCAGGCTCCGCCTGCTGCACCCACCTTCTCAGGCACCGTGGGCTACATGCTGCTGCTAGTGGTCTGCCTGGGACTGGTCATCAGGAAATTCCTAAACAGCGCCGAAATCTGCAGTAAAAAGTGA
- the PAQR9 gene encoding membrane progestin receptor epsilon isoform X2, with translation MPRRLQPRGSGTKGPPATAPAASVAARHSHPATSGEPPASAKPLLRWDEVPDDFVECFILSGYRRLPCTAQECLASVLKPTNETLNFWTHFIPLLLFLSKFCRLFFLSGCDVPFHHPWLLPLWCYASGVLLTFAMSCTAHVFSCLSLRLRAVFFYLDYASISYYGFGSTVAYYYYLLPGLSLLDARVMTPYVQQRLGWHVDCTHLIAAYRALVLPVAFVLAVACTVACCKSRTDWCTYPFALRTFVFVMPLSMACPIMLESWLFDLRGENPTLFVHFYRRYFWLVVAAFFNVSKIPERIQPGLFDIIGHSHQLFHIFTFLSIYDQVYYVEEGLRQFLQAPPAAPTFSGTVGYMLLLVVCLGLVIRKFLNSAEICSKK, from the coding sequence ATGCCGCGGCGCCTGCAGCCTCGGGGCTCGGGCACAAAGGGCCCTCCCGCCACGGCTCCGGCAGCTTCGGTGGCTGCCCGGCACTCCCACCCTGCCACCTCTGGGGAACCCCCAGCGTCGGCCAAGCCGCTGCTGCGCTGGGACGAGGTGCCTGACGACTTCGTGGAGTGCTTCATTCTGTCGGGCTACCGGCGTCTGCCGTGCACGGCCCAGGAGTGCCTAGCCTCGGTGCTGAAGCCTACCAATGAGACGCTCAACTTCTGGACGCACTTCATCCCGCTGCTGCTGTTCCTGAGCAAGTTCTGCCGTCTGTTTTTCCTGAGCGGCTGCGACGTGCCCTTCCACCACCCGTGGCTGCTGCCGCTGTGGTGCTATGCGTCGGGAGTGCTGCTGACCTTCGCCATGAGCTGCACGGCGCACGTGTTCAGCTGCCTGTCGCTGCGCCTGCGTGCCGTCTTCTTCTACCTGGACTACGCGTCCATCAGCTACTATGGCTTTGGCAGCACCGTGGCCTACTACTACTACCTGCTGCCTGGCCTGAGCTTACTGGATGCCAGGGTCATGACCCCATACGTGCAGCAGCGCCTGGGCTGGCACGTGGACTGCACGCACCTCATCGCTGCCTACCGCGCTCTCGTGCTTCCCGTCGCCTTCGTGCTGGCGGTGGCCTGCACCGTGGCCTGCTGCAAGAGCCGCACCGACTGGTGCACCTACCCGTTCGCGCTGCGCACCTTTGTCTTTGTCATGCCGCTCAGCATGGCCTGCCCCATTATGCTCGAGAGCTGGCTCTTCGACTTGCGTGGTGAGAACCCCACGCTCTTCGTGCACTTCTACCGCCGCTACTTCTGGCTGGTGGTGGCCGCCTTCTTCAACGTGAGCAAGATTCCTGAGCGCATCCAGCCAGGCCTCTTTGATATCATCGGCCACAGCCATCAGCTCTTCCACATCTTCACCTTCCTCAGCATCTACGACCAGGTGTACTACGTGGAGGAGGGCCTGCGCCAGTTCCTCCAGGCTCCGCCTGCTGCACCCACCTTCTCAGGCACCGTGGGCTACATGCTGCTGCTAGTGGTCTGCCTGGGACTGGTCATCAGGAAATTCCTAAACAGCGCCGAAATCTGCAGTAAAAAGTGA